In Halorientalis sp. LT38, a genomic segment contains:
- a CDS encoding tRNA-dihydrouridine synthase — translation MSPEAPPDPLDFRPRVALASLSGEADADWARAGSEYAGAAFLGGIALDEPTREAARELVDRDRTEFLPADPVGFVDEQLAALADSPVQAGFNVRTTELEPLHEVGAVCRDRGAILEINAHCRQDEMCAAGAGEVLLRDADRLSELVAAAAETGATVSVKVRAEVPGVDLPAVARRIESAGGDAIHVDAMDSEPVVGDVAAAADLFVIANNEVRDERSVREYLEYGADAVSVGRPSDEPAVLDRVRDATEAWFAGEVEP, via the coding sequence GTGAGCCCCGAAGCGCCCCCCGATCCGCTCGACTTCCGCCCACGAGTCGCCCTCGCGAGTCTCAGCGGCGAGGCCGACGCCGACTGGGCCCGGGCCGGGAGCGAGTACGCCGGCGCGGCCTTCCTCGGCGGCATCGCCCTGGACGAGCCGACCCGCGAGGCCGCCCGCGAGTTGGTCGATCGCGACCGGACCGAGTTCCTGCCGGCCGATCCAGTCGGGTTCGTCGACGAGCAACTGGCCGCGCTGGCCGATTCCCCCGTACAGGCGGGATTCAACGTCCGGACGACCGAACTCGAACCGCTCCACGAGGTCGGAGCGGTCTGTCGCGACCGCGGCGCGATCCTTGAGATCAACGCCCACTGCCGGCAGGACGAGATGTGTGCCGCTGGCGCGGGCGAAGTCCTGCTCCGGGACGCCGACCGCCTCTCAGAGCTGGTCGCCGCCGCCGCCGAGACCGGGGCGACGGTGAGCGTCAAGGTCCGCGCCGAAGTGCCCGGCGTCGATCTCCCGGCCGTTGCCCGACGGATCGAGAGCGCGGGTGGGGACGCGATCCACGTCGACGCGATGGACTCAGAACCCGTGGTCGGCGACGTTGCCGCCGCGGCGGACCTGTTCGTGATCGCCAACAACGAGGTACGGGACGAACGGAGCGTCCGGGAGTACCTCGAGTACGGCGCCGACGCGGTCAGCGTCGGCCGGCCGAGCGACGAACCGGCCGTCCTCGACCGCGTCCGGGACGCCACCGAGGCGTGGTTCGCCGGGGAGGTGGAGCCGTGA
- the asd gene encoding aspartate-semialdehyde dehydrogenase, translating into MTVRVGVLGATGAVGQRLIQQLDPHPEFELAALTASADSAGKSYREAAKWRVDSPIPEDVADTTVVETDPDAVRDDVDLLFSSLPSSVGEAVEPAFLEEGYVVSSNSSNFRTDPDVPLTIPEVNADHLGLIEVQRDERGWDGALVKNPNCSTITMVPPLAALNDAFDLTDVRVSTLQAVSGAGYSGVTSMEIIDNAIPHIGGEEEKMETESRKLLGEFDGAEVQWDDAEVAASCNRIPTLDGHLENVWADTAADVTVEAAAEALREYPSIDLPSSPDQLIKVFEEPDRPQPRLDRNQADGMGIAVGGLQETADGLQFNCLAHNTIRGAAGASVLNGELLLEEGYI; encoded by the coding sequence ATGACAGTACGCGTAGGCGTTCTCGGTGCGACCGGTGCCGTCGGACAGCGACTCATCCAGCAGCTCGACCCCCACCCGGAGTTCGAGCTGGCCGCCCTGACGGCCTCTGCGGACAGCGCGGGCAAGTCCTACCGCGAGGCCGCGAAGTGGCGCGTCGACAGCCCGATCCCCGAGGACGTCGCCGACACGACCGTCGTCGAGACCGACCCCGACGCGGTCCGGGACGACGTCGACCTCCTGTTCTCCTCGCTGCCCTCCAGCGTCGGCGAGGCCGTCGAGCCGGCCTTCCTCGAGGAGGGGTACGTCGTCTCGTCGAACTCCTCGAACTTCCGGACGGACCCCGACGTGCCGCTGACGATCCCGGAGGTCAACGCCGACCACCTCGGCCTGATCGAGGTCCAGCGCGACGAGCGCGGCTGGGACGGCGCCCTCGTCAAGAACCCCAACTGCTCGACGATCACGATGGTCCCGCCGCTGGCCGCGCTGAACGACGCCTTCGACCTGACCGACGTGCGCGTCTCGACGCTGCAGGCCGTCTCCGGCGCGGGCTACTCCGGCGTGACCTCGATGGAGATCATCGACAACGCGATCCCGCACATCGGTGGCGAGGAGGAGAAGATGGAGACCGAGAGCCGGAAACTGCTCGGCGAGTTCGACGGCGCGGAAGTCCAGTGGGACGACGCCGAGGTCGCCGCCTCCTGTAACCGCATTCCCACCCTCGACGGCCACCTGGAGAACGTCTGGGCCGACACCGCCGCGGACGTGACCGTCGAAGCCGCTGCCGAGGCCCTGCGCGAGTACCCCAGCATCGACCTGCCATCCTCGCCCGACCAGCTCATCAAGGTGTTCGAGGAACCCGACCGCCCGCAGCCCCGCCTCGACCGCAATCAGGCCGACGGCATGGGCATCGCGGTCGGCGGTCTGCAGGAGACCGCCGACGGTCTGCAGTTCAACTGCCTCGCCCACAACACGATCCGCGGCGCGGCCGGCGCCTCCGTGCTGAACGGCGAACTGCTGCTGGAAGAAGGCTACATCTAG
- a CDS encoding D-2-hydroxyacid dehydrogenase: MSSELLVLGEKFNGLDPADLAAILRERLPDWRITEGTTAARAEDLAASATVMVGPDVDPALIEAADELELFACAYAGYDHLPLSVLAENDVAVTSASGVHVPNVSEQVIGFVLTFARGLHDAWRRQQRREWRVADPGELAGSTVAVVGLGEIGTGIVDRLDPFGVETVGVRHSPAKGGPCDEVLGYDDLQEALARAEYVILACPLTDETRGLIGDAELNALPADAVVVNVARGEVIDTDALVRSVRTGGIRGAALDVTDPEPLPEDHPLWNFGNVLITPHSAGRTPAYHDRLADVVTENAETVAAGDLEKLRNRVDLS; encoded by the coding sequence GTGAGTTCGGAACTGCTGGTGCTCGGCGAGAAGTTCAACGGGCTCGATCCGGCCGACCTCGCCGCGATCCTCCGCGAGCGACTGCCCGACTGGCGGATCACGGAAGGGACCACCGCTGCCCGGGCGGAGGACCTCGCGGCGAGCGCGACCGTGATGGTCGGGCCGGACGTCGACCCCGCCCTGATCGAGGCGGCCGACGAACTGGAACTGTTCGCCTGCGCCTACGCCGGGTACGATCACCTGCCACTCTCCGTGCTCGCAGAGAACGACGTGGCGGTGACGAGCGCCTCCGGCGTGCACGTCCCGAACGTCTCCGAACAGGTCATCGGGTTCGTCCTCACGTTCGCCCGCGGTCTCCACGACGCGTGGCGGCGCCAGCAGCGTCGCGAGTGGCGCGTGGCCGACCCCGGCGAACTGGCCGGGAGCACGGTCGCGGTAGTCGGCCTCGGCGAGATCGGTACCGGCATCGTTGACCGGCTGGACCCCTTCGGCGTCGAGACCGTCGGCGTCCGCCACTCGCCCGCCAAGGGCGGCCCCTGCGACGAGGTGCTTGGCTACGACGACCTCCAGGAAGCGCTCGCCCGGGCGGAGTACGTGATCCTGGCCTGCCCGCTGACCGACGAGACCAGGGGGCTCATCGGCGACGCGGAACTGAACGCGCTCCCGGCCGACGCCGTCGTCGTCAACGTCGCCCGCGGCGAGGTGATCGACACCGACGCGCTCGTCCGATCGGTACGGACCGGCGGCATCCGGGGCGCGGCGCTGGACGTGACCGACCCCGAGCCCCTCCCGGAGGACCATCCGCTCTGGAACTTCGGCAACGTCCTGATCACGCCCCACAGCGCGGGGCGCACGCCGGCCTATCACGACCGCCTGGCCGACGTCGTCACCGAGAACGCCGAAACGGTCGCCGCAGGCGACCTCGAGAAGCTGCGGAACCGCGTCGATCTATCCTGA
- a CDS encoding helix-turn-helix domain-containing protein, with translation MRYGTFVLTPNQGWFHPIEVAFRERGVTTVAIRNVTLLSDGTVVLLHELNGPTEGILEAVAETDEDLIDYQLSDADDGTLLRCHYHPSDLVTGLLEMLEDFAVLPEYPLEYVDPAHSSLKVTLIAEDSSLRGMLDDVPDGISVDLLRIGSYDPDSRTLFSGLTERKREVIRKAVEKGYYEIPREVTCEEIAADLDCSAGTVAEHLQTIESRFVQEIVPAEYDDGVARESVRPVGRS, from the coding sequence ATGAGGTACGGGACGTTCGTGCTGACGCCGAACCAGGGGTGGTTTCATCCGATCGAGGTCGCGTTTCGCGAACGCGGGGTGACGACGGTCGCGATACGGAACGTGACGCTGCTGTCCGACGGGACGGTGGTACTGCTTCACGAGTTGAACGGGCCGACGGAGGGGATCCTCGAGGCGGTCGCCGAGACCGACGAAGACCTCATCGACTACCAGCTCAGCGACGCCGACGACGGCACGCTGTTGCGCTGTCACTACCATCCCAGCGACCTGGTGACGGGCCTGCTGGAGATGCTCGAGGACTTCGCCGTGCTCCCGGAGTACCCCCTCGAGTACGTCGATCCGGCCCACTCGAGTCTGAAGGTAACGCTCATCGCCGAGGACAGTTCCCTCAGAGGGATGCTCGACGACGTGCCCGACGGCATCTCCGTGGACCTCCTCCGCATCGGGAGCTACGATCCGGACAGCCGAACCCTGTTCTCGGGGCTCACCGAGCGCAAGCGCGAGGTGATCCGCAAGGCCGTCGAGAAGGGCTACTACGAGATTCCGCGCGAGGTGACCTGCGAGGAGATCGCCGCCGACCTGGACTGCTCGGCCGGCACGGTCGCCGAACACCTCCAGACGATCGAGAGCCGGTTCGTCCAGGAGATCGTCCCCGCGGAGTACGACGACGGCGTCGCCCGCGAGTCCGTGCGGCCCGTTGGCCGGTCCTGA
- a CDS encoding triphosphoribosyl-dephospho-CoA synthase gives MSDGQSAETDGSGVEPAPERTVVQNAQLALLLEVTGTPKPGNVDRAHDYDDLRFEHFMAGAVGAQRGLEMAADGERLGRAFERAVAGMSRQRAGNTQFGALLLLTPLVRAAADGDLSGTRAGELAAETTVADAADFYRAFEHVDVAVDDPPEGMDALDVRRGAAAVPTLEERGLTLYDVMDRSTEVDGIAREWTGEFERTVDAAERLLELDGPVPNRAATVFLELLAEEPDTFVATQHDADVAAEATRRAAAALEDGDPWALANEFVAEEINPGTTADLTAGALFVALERGLDV, from the coding sequence GTGAGCGACGGTCAGAGTGCGGAGACCGACGGCTCCGGCGTCGAACCGGCCCCGGAACGAACCGTCGTCCAGAACGCCCAACTCGCCCTCTTGCTCGAGGTGACGGGGACGCCGAAACCCGGCAACGTGGACCGGGCCCACGACTACGACGACCTGCGGTTCGAGCACTTCATGGCGGGCGCCGTTGGGGCCCAGCGGGGCCTGGAAATGGCCGCCGACGGCGAGCGCCTCGGCCGGGCGTTCGAGCGCGCGGTCGCAGGGATGAGCCGACAGCGGGCCGGGAACACGCAGTTCGGGGCGCTGCTCCTCTTGACCCCCCTGGTCCGTGCGGCCGCCGACGGCGACCTCTCGGGAACGCGGGCCGGGGAGTTGGCTGCCGAGACGACCGTCGCCGACGCGGCCGACTTCTACCGGGCCTTCGAGCACGTCGACGTGGCCGTCGACGACCCGCCCGAGGGGATGGACGCCCTCGACGTGCGGCGCGGGGCGGCCGCGGTGCCGACCCTCGAAGAGCGCGGGCTGACGCTGTACGACGTGATGGACCGCTCGACCGAGGTCGACGGCATCGCCCGCGAGTGGACCGGCGAGTTCGAGCGGACCGTCGACGCCGCCGAGCGGCTTCTGGAACTCGACGGGCCGGTGCCAAACCGGGCGGCCACGGTCTTCCTGGAACTGCTCGCAGAGGAACCGGATACCTTCGTCGCGACCCAGCACGACGCCGACGTCGCCGCGGAGGCGACCCGCCGGGCGGCCGCGGCACTGGAAGACGGCGACCCGTGGGCGCTGGCCAACGAGTTCGTCGCCGAGGAGATCAACCCCGGGACGACGGCCGATCTCACCGCCGGGGCGCTGTTCGTCGCGCTCGAACGGGGGCTCGACGTGTGA
- a CDS encoding VOC family protein produces MDILHTCMNVSDADELADWYVDELDFERSWEFTSEDGETRNVYVADGQGVEIQLSDTDGEDEFEFGSGWDHLAVKVEDVDAAFDEIDHHGVVQEPSDQPAAGARTAFVEDPDGHVVELIEPL; encoded by the coding sequence ATGGACATCCTACACACCTGCATGAACGTCTCGGACGCCGACGAACTGGCCGACTGGTACGTCGACGAGCTCGACTTCGAGCGCTCCTGGGAGTTCACGAGCGAGGACGGCGAGACGCGCAACGTCTACGTCGCCGACGGTCAGGGCGTCGAGATCCAGCTCTCGGACACCGACGGCGAGGACGAGTTCGAGTTCGGCAGCGGCTGGGACCACCTCGCGGTGAAAGTCGAAGACGTCGACGCGGCCTTCGACGAGATCGACCATCACGGCGTCGTCCAGGAACCGTCCGACCAGCCCGCCGCCGGCGCGCGCACCGCCTTCGTCGAGGACCCCGACGGCCACGTCGTCGAACTCATCGAACCGCTCTGA
- a CDS encoding DUF447 domain-containing protein encodes MAEAWPVPLEGITETVVTTLGPNDRWNVAALGLHAPDGDGLATARTWGRTRTWRNFGERGEGYVQFTTDPLDFAEAALTVREEAEPVLSSADAWARATVERIEDGEDGGTQWVEWALEPVETGIERETVPTLDRATGAVVEATVAASRLGVSGYDRADLERRLEYFADVVDRCGGECDRAAMAVVREHSSWDG; translated from the coding sequence ATGGCTGAGGCGTGGCCGGTCCCTCTGGAAGGGATCACCGAGACCGTCGTGACGACGCTTGGCCCGAACGACCGCTGGAACGTCGCCGCGCTGGGACTCCACGCGCCCGACGGCGACGGTCTTGCGACTGCCCGGACGTGGGGCCGCACTCGGACCTGGCGAAACTTCGGCGAACGCGGGGAGGGGTACGTCCAGTTCACGACCGATCCGCTGGACTTCGCCGAGGCCGCCCTCACGGTCCGGGAAGAGGCGGAGCCGGTCCTGTCGAGTGCCGACGCCTGGGCGCGCGCGACGGTCGAACGGATCGAAGACGGCGAGGACGGGGGGACCCAGTGGGTCGAGTGGGCCCTGGAACCGGTCGAGACGGGAATCGAGCGCGAGACCGTGCCGACGCTCGATCGGGCCACCGGCGCCGTCGTCGAGGCGACGGTCGCGGCGTCGCGGCTGGGCGTTTCTGGCTACGATCGGGCGGACCTGGAGCGGCGACTGGAGTACTTCGCCGACGTGGTCGACCGATGCGGAGGCGAGTGCGACCGGGCGGCGATGGCCGTCGTGCGCGAGCACTCCTCGTGGGATGGGTGA
- a CDS encoding 30S ribosomal protein S17e, which produces MAIKPAYVKKTGTILMERYPEAFGHDFEHNKELVTELTNIESKGVRNRIAGYITRKEGAKVPA; this is translated from the coding sequence ATGGCGATCAAACCGGCCTACGTCAAGAAGACGGGGACGATCCTGATGGAGCGCTACCCCGAGGCCTTCGGCCACGACTTCGAGCACAACAAGGAACTGGTCACGGAACTCACCAACATCGAGTCCAAGGGCGTCCGCAACCGGATCGCGGGCTACATCACCCGGAAAGAGGGCGCGAAGGTCCCCGCCTGA